The following proteins are co-located in the Microbulbifer sp. VAAF005 genome:
- the rlmKL gene encoding bifunctional 23S rRNA (guanine(2069)-N(7))-methyltransferase RlmK/23S rRNA (guanine(2445)-N(2))-methyltransferase RlmL gives MTDLQTEEFEFTATCPKGIEGLLANELRDLGAGSVREQPAAVYFSGSLKLAYRCCLWSRLANRIMLRLAQVHVATAEDLYQAVAEQPWELHIRPSGKLWMQFSGTNREIRNSQFGAQKAKDAIVDRLRRQSGARPSIDKHHPDLTVALRLHRDKLDIAIDLSGDSLHRRGYRTHIGAAPLKENLAAALLLRAGWPKIAEQGGALLDPMCGSGTILVEAAMIAADIAPGLMRDSFGFERWLNHQSDIWNELREEALQRQGVGLARELPEIRGYDADAKVLFAAEANIARAGLERQVRVSCRPVAGFRVPSHREVKAGLVLTNPPYGERLGEQEALRETYFELGRQLKAEFPGWLVGVFTGNPELGYATGLRSHKQYQLYNGSIPSQLLMFEVRAQSGAAASEATGPKLSPQAEMVANRLRKNLRTTGKWAARGGVDCYRLYDADLPEYAAAIDIYKTLDGAVYAHLQEYRPPATIEEEKARGRLRDLLRALQSVLELPRANISIKERRRHSHKGGGKGGSQYQKQTESRKELWVGEYGAELAVDLWSYLDTGLFLDHRPVRKYLREISAGKTFLNLFCYTASATVQAALGGCKQSTSVDMSRTYQNWAGQNFRANNMDPYHHQLVEADCLQWLESAQQNRKGHYDLIFMDPPSFSNSAKMNGVLDIQRDHGKLIRQCMSLLSPQGRLVFSNNLRSFKMDEDVSCEYSVEKLNLLDKDFQRNPKIHNVWELRVK, from the coding sequence TTGACAGATTTACAAACCGAAGAATTTGAGTTTACGGCTACGTGTCCCAAGGGAATAGAGGGACTGCTCGCTAATGAATTACGCGACCTGGGTGCAGGGTCTGTAAGGGAGCAGCCGGCGGCAGTGTATTTTTCCGGCTCCCTGAAGCTGGCTTACCGCTGCTGTCTGTGGAGTCGCTTGGCAAACCGCATTATGCTGCGTTTGGCGCAGGTGCATGTAGCCACCGCTGAAGACCTTTACCAAGCAGTTGCCGAGCAACCCTGGGAACTCCACATTCGCCCCTCGGGCAAACTGTGGATGCAATTCTCTGGGACCAATCGAGAGATCCGCAATAGTCAGTTCGGTGCTCAAAAAGCAAAAGATGCTATTGTCGACCGCCTTCGCCGCCAGTCGGGAGCCCGTCCAAGTATTGATAAACATCATCCAGATTTGACGGTTGCCCTGCGCTTGCATCGGGATAAGTTGGATATCGCCATCGATCTAAGCGGTGACAGCTTGCATCGCCGTGGCTACCGAACCCATATCGGTGCAGCCCCACTGAAAGAGAACCTTGCGGCAGCACTGTTGCTGCGAGCCGGCTGGCCAAAGATTGCCGAGCAGGGTGGAGCATTGCTCGACCCGATGTGTGGCTCGGGCACTATTCTGGTGGAGGCGGCGATGATCGCTGCTGATATAGCACCGGGATTAATGCGGGATAGCTTTGGTTTTGAGCGTTGGCTGAACCACCAAAGCGATATCTGGAATGAGCTTCGCGAGGAGGCATTACAGCGTCAAGGCGTTGGCCTGGCTCGCGAACTGCCAGAGATTCGCGGTTACGATGCCGATGCGAAAGTCTTGTTTGCGGCTGAAGCTAATATTGCCCGGGCCGGTCTGGAGCGCCAGGTGCGAGTGAGTTGCCGCCCAGTAGCAGGGTTTAGGGTACCGAGTCATAGAGAAGTCAAAGCGGGATTGGTTTTGACAAACCCACCCTACGGTGAGCGCTTGGGTGAGCAGGAGGCTTTGCGGGAGACCTATTTTGAACTGGGGCGGCAGTTAAAAGCGGAGTTCCCGGGCTGGTTGGTCGGTGTGTTTACCGGCAATCCGGAACTGGGTTATGCCACCGGTTTACGCTCTCATAAGCAGTACCAGTTATACAATGGCAGTATTCCCAGTCAGTTGCTGATGTTTGAGGTTCGTGCGCAAAGCGGAGCGGCGGCGAGTGAAGCTACTGGGCCGAAGCTTTCACCCCAGGCGGAGATGGTAGCGAACCGCTTACGCAAAAATCTGCGCACTACGGGTAAATGGGCCGCGAGGGGTGGCGTGGATTGTTATCGCCTCTACGATGCGGACTTGCCTGAGTATGCTGCGGCTATCGATATCTATAAAACCCTGGATGGCGCCGTGTACGCGCATTTGCAGGAGTATCGTCCGCCGGCCACTATCGAGGAAGAGAAGGCTCGGGGGCGCTTGCGCGATTTGTTAAGGGCCCTTCAGTCCGTGCTCGAATTGCCTCGCGCGAATATCAGTATTAAAGAACGCCGTCGCCACAGCCACAAGGGCGGAGGTAAGGGTGGAAGTCAGTATCAGAAGCAGACCGAATCCAGAAAGGAACTCTGGGTTGGGGAGTATGGTGCTGAGTTGGCGGTAGATCTGTGGAGCTACCTGGATACAGGGCTTTTCCTCGATCATCGCCCGGTGCGCAAATATCTACGAGAGATTTCTGCCGGTAAAACATTCCTAAACCTTTTCTGCTATACCGCCAGTGCGACAGTCCAAGCGGCTCTGGGTGGTTGCAAGCAGAGCACTAGTGTCGATATGTCGCGAACCTATCAAAACTGGGCGGGACAAAATTTCCGTGCTAATAACATGGATCCTTATCATCATCAGTTGGTAGAGGCCGATTGTTTGCAGTGGCTTGAATCTGCTCAACAGAACAGGAAAGGCCATTACGATTTAATATTCATGGACCCCCCGAGTTTCTCCAATTCCGCCAAGATGAACGGGGTACTAGATATTCAGAGGGACCACGGGAAATTGATTCGTCAGTGTATGTCCCTGTTGTCGCCTCAAGGTCGCTTGGTGTTTTCCAACAACTTGCGCAGCTTTAAGATGGATGAGGACGTTTCCTGTGAATACTCGGTAGAGAAGCTGAACCTTCTGGATAAGGATTTTCAGCGCAATCCGAAAATTCACAATGTTTGGGAGCTGCGGGTAAAATAA
- a CDS encoding NAD-glutamate dehydrogenase codes for MATVITDSREELVAQICELIRDKLTSEAEPVVAFAQQFLNQYPLEDLAGRRLVDVYGCIYTWWNFIQQRPGGLPKVKVFNPRLEDDGWECSHTVIGVLQRDMPFLVDSIRMEINRRNTVTHSIKSTVVRVERDAKGKLTRLLPTEEELLGEKPQAKGKRITNEAMIYVEINHDTSSEFASGLMTGLKDVLGDVELVVDDYVPMLETCSAMEGQLQAGLPDEDTNLLEASAFLQWMRDGNFTFLGYREYEFSVVGDKKILNEVEDRRLGIFKKLEEAAPMLETSFSEGKQRFYQGPNYLTFAKSSVKSRVHRTAYSDYVMIKRYNTEGEVIGEAAFMGLYTSPVYTESPAKIPIIRRKMASIIESSGLSGQGHDGKALRRILDTFPRDELFQGSTKELFDVVMGVLQLNERAHLRLFMRRDPFGKFVTATVYVPRELFNSDVREVICAHIAKAINAKDSDFTTFFSESILARVHFVFRVSPDEPVDFDVALLEAQIVDITRSWEDVFQRSLIENSGEEEGSRLYRTFGRAFPAGYREDFEPRIAVQDVAAVQSLSEDNRVAMSFYQPVGAAQGSLRFKVFNWGSGLTLSDVIPVLENLGLRVIGEFPYTIRPRGYTDVWMHEFHLEFGLPTKIDAQASRGLFQDAFAAIWNHTAESDAFNRLVLAARLNWREVSMLRAYARYLKQTKSGASQSYIAATLASHVDITRNLVALFRAMFDPRLSTGKQEQPRVERLIAKIHDGLDTVDNLNEDLVLRRYLELILATLRTNFFQVDDEGQPKDYISIKFSPRDIPGIPEPRPEFEIFVYSPRVEGVHLRGSKVARGGLRWSDRLEDFRTEVLGLVKAQAVKNAVIVPSGAKGGFVVRRPPTDGSREAMMEEGISCYKTFIRGLLDITDNLKDGEVVPPKYVVRRDEDDPYLVVAADKGTATFSDIANGIAGEYGFWMGDAFASGGSQGYDHKKMGITARGAWVSVQRHFREMGVDVQKENFSVVGIGDMGGDVFGNGMLLSEHICLKAAFNHLHIFVDPNPDAESSFKERQRLFALPRSSWRDYERKLISKGGGIFERRAKAIAITPEMKEAFDIKQDQLNPNELISALLRAPVDLIWNGGIGTYVKATTETDSEVGDKSNDHLRVDGRELRAKVFGEGGNLGMTQRGRIEFALNGGRCNTDFIDNAAGVDCSDHEVNIKILLDKVVAQGDLTEKQRNELLDGMTDAVGELVLHNNYEQTFALSVAEYQVAKRLDEYRRTINTLEDDGRLNRALEFIPDNEQISEREHKGQSLTRPELSVLISYVKVKLKEELQNAQITDNERVRFAVESAFPEKLVERYRDQVYDHPLLRQIVATQVANEMVNSMGITFYNRIGTATGADVNDVTAAYVSARDVYEMHDFQEQLAALDYKVPAELQTELLNSMIGRVRRATRWFLRNRRNELEPATNCELFQEPVQRVITALPQVLSGEPLNEWEQRYQKLLEAGVPEALALLSASPTYLYSALGISESARASDTPVEEVATVYFRLSDELNLHWFGNLIVDLPVDSFWQAQARETSMDDLDSQLSTLAVNILRLGKAENLDVEGAMSRWSAIMAPAIQRWHNMIAELKSTSVGDFAMFTVALRELMYLAHATADRETLAEQ; via the coding sequence ATGGCGACGGTTATTACCGACAGCCGTGAAGAATTAGTTGCGCAGATTTGCGAGCTGATTCGTGACAAGCTGACCAGCGAAGCCGAACCCGTTGTGGCTTTTGCCCAGCAGTTCCTCAATCAGTACCCATTAGAGGATCTGGCCGGCCGTCGTCTTGTCGACGTCTATGGCTGCATATACACCTGGTGGAACTTTATTCAACAGCGCCCGGGCGGCCTACCCAAGGTGAAGGTCTTTAACCCCCGCCTCGAAGATGATGGTTGGGAGTGCTCGCATACAGTCATTGGTGTGCTGCAGCGGGATATGCCATTTCTGGTGGACTCCATTCGCATGGAGATCAATCGTCGAAATACAGTGACTCACTCGATAAAGAGTACGGTAGTTCGAGTCGAGCGTGATGCCAAGGGGAAACTGACTCGCCTGTTGCCGACAGAGGAAGAGTTGCTGGGCGAAAAGCCGCAGGCAAAAGGGAAGCGCATTACGAACGAAGCGATGATTTATGTCGAGATTAATCACGACACTTCATCTGAATTCGCTTCAGGTTTGATGACTGGCTTAAAAGACGTGCTCGGCGATGTGGAACTGGTGGTGGACGACTATGTCCCAATGCTGGAAACCTGCAGCGCAATGGAGGGGCAGTTACAGGCGGGGCTTCCAGACGAAGACACCAACCTATTGGAAGCCAGTGCATTTTTGCAGTGGATGCGCGACGGTAACTTCACCTTCCTGGGATATCGTGAATACGAGTTCAGTGTTGTCGGGGATAAGAAAATCCTCAATGAAGTTGAAGACCGCAGGCTCGGTATTTTCAAAAAGCTGGAAGAAGCTGCGCCGATGCTGGAAACCTCTTTTAGTGAGGGCAAGCAGCGTTTCTACCAAGGGCCCAATTACCTGACATTTGCCAAGTCCTCCGTTAAGTCCCGGGTGCACCGCACGGCCTATTCGGACTACGTGATGATTAAGCGCTACAACACCGAGGGCGAGGTGATTGGCGAAGCGGCGTTTATGGGGCTTTATACCTCGCCGGTTTACACCGAGAGCCCAGCGAAAATTCCGATTATTCGTCGCAAGATGGCCTCGATCATCGAGTCTAGTGGTCTCTCCGGGCAGGGGCACGATGGCAAAGCCCTGCGTCGGATTCTTGATACCTTCCCAAGGGATGAACTTTTCCAGGGCAGCACCAAAGAGCTGTTTGACGTGGTAATGGGTGTGCTGCAGTTAAATGAGCGGGCTCACCTTCGCCTGTTTATGCGTCGCGACCCCTTTGGTAAATTCGTCACTGCCACGGTATACGTTCCCCGTGAGCTGTTTAACAGTGATGTGCGCGAGGTGATTTGCGCGCATATTGCCAAAGCGATTAATGCGAAGGACTCGGACTTCACCACTTTCTTCTCCGAATCCATTCTCGCGCGGGTTCATTTTGTTTTCCGCGTGTCCCCCGATGAGCCTGTTGATTTTGATGTCGCGCTGCTGGAGGCGCAAATTGTGGATATTACCCGCTCCTGGGAAGATGTTTTCCAAAGATCACTAATTGAAAATAGCGGGGAAGAAGAGGGCAGTCGTCTCTATCGTACTTTTGGCCGCGCCTTCCCGGCGGGGTACCGTGAAGACTTTGAGCCTCGTATTGCGGTGCAGGATGTAGCAGCCGTTCAGAGCCTCAGTGAAGATAACCGGGTAGCAATGAGTTTCTACCAGCCGGTGGGGGCAGCTCAGGGCAGTCTGCGGTTCAAGGTATTCAACTGGGGCAGCGGCCTGACGCTCTCCGACGTGATTCCCGTGCTGGAAAATCTGGGCTTGCGGGTTATTGGTGAATTCCCCTATACGATTCGCCCCCGTGGCTATACCGATGTGTGGATGCACGAATTCCATCTGGAATTTGGTCTGCCCACCAAAATTGATGCGCAGGCATCCCGTGGCCTGTTCCAGGATGCGTTCGCGGCGATCTGGAATCACACGGCGGAAAGCGATGCCTTCAATCGCCTGGTGCTGGCCGCCCGGCTTAACTGGCGCGAAGTATCCATGCTTCGCGCCTACGCTCGTTACCTGAAGCAAACCAAGTCCGGTGCCAGTCAGAGCTATATTGCCGCTACCCTGGCCAGCCACGTGGATATCACCCGCAACCTGGTAGCCTTGTTTAGGGCGATGTTCGATCCCCGTTTAAGCACTGGTAAGCAGGAGCAGCCCCGTGTCGAGCGCTTGATCGCTAAAATTCACGATGGTTTGGATACGGTTGATAACCTGAATGAAGATTTGGTTCTGCGCCGATATTTGGAATTAATCCTGGCGACCCTGCGCACTAACTTCTTCCAGGTGGATGATGAAGGGCAGCCCAAGGATTATATTTCGATCAAATTCAGTCCCCGGGATATTCCCGGCATTCCCGAACCCCGCCCGGAGTTTGAGATTTTTGTTTACTCCCCTCGCGTGGAAGGTGTGCACTTGCGCGGCAGTAAAGTCGCTCGCGGCGGCCTGCGTTGGTCTGACCGACTGGAAGATTTCCGCACAGAAGTTCTGGGCCTGGTAAAAGCCCAAGCGGTGAAAAATGCGGTTATTGTACCCAGTGGTGCAAAAGGAGGATTTGTTGTTCGACGTCCGCCTACCGATGGCAGTCGCGAAGCCATGATGGAAGAGGGAATCTCCTGCTACAAAACCTTTATTCGCGGCCTTTTGGATATCACTGACAATCTGAAAGACGGCGAAGTTGTACCGCCCAAATATGTTGTTCGCCGGGATGAGGATGACCCCTACCTGGTAGTGGCTGCGGATAAAGGGACGGCGACTTTCTCAGATATTGCCAACGGCATTGCCGGGGAGTATGGCTTCTGGATGGGCGACGCTTTCGCCTCCGGTGGCAGCCAGGGATACGACCATAAGAAAATGGGTATTACAGCCCGTGGAGCCTGGGTATCGGTACAGCGCCACTTCCGTGAGATGGGGGTGGATGTCCAGAAAGAAAACTTCTCTGTTGTCGGCATTGGCGATATGGGTGGAGATGTTTTTGGTAACGGCATGTTGCTGTCTGAGCATATCTGCCTGAAAGCGGCCTTTAACCACCTGCATATTTTTGTGGACCCCAATCCGGATGCAGAATCCAGCTTTAAAGAGCGCCAGCGTTTGTTCGCCTTGCCCCGGTCGAGCTGGAGAGATTACGAGCGCAAATTAATTTCCAAAGGTGGTGGTATCTTCGAGCGTCGCGCCAAGGCCATTGCTATTACGCCAGAAATGAAAGAAGCGTTTGATATCAAACAGGATCAACTGAATCCCAACGAGCTGATTAGTGCCTTGCTCAGAGCGCCGGTGGATCTGATCTGGAATGGCGGTATTGGCACTTATGTTAAGGCTACTACCGAGACGGACTCCGAAGTTGGTGACAAGTCCAATGATCACTTGCGCGTTGATGGTCGGGAGTTGCGTGCCAAAGTCTTTGGCGAGGGCGGCAACCTGGGTATGACCCAGCGTGGACGTATTGAGTTTGCTCTCAATGGCGGGCGTTGTAACACTGACTTTATCGATAATGCGGCCGGTGTGGATTGTTCTGACCACGAGGTAAATATCAAGATCCTTCTGGATAAAGTTGTTGCCCAGGGTGATTTGACTGAAAAGCAGCGCAATGAGCTGCTGGATGGGATGACCGATGCTGTCGGTGAATTGGTGCTGCACAATAACTATGAGCAGACTTTTGCCCTCAGTGTGGCGGAATATCAGGTTGCCAAGCGCCTGGACGAGTACCGCAGAACTATAAACACTTTGGAAGACGACGGCCGATTGAACCGCGCGCTGGAGTTTATTCCTGACAACGAGCAGATTTCTGAGCGCGAGCACAAAGGGCAGTCCCTGACCCGCCCCGAATTATCGGTTCTAATTTCATACGTTAAGGTCAAGTTGAAAGAAGAGCTGCAAAATGCACAAATCACCGACAATGAGCGGGTGCGTTTTGCGGTTGAGTCTGCATTCCCGGAAAAATTGGTCGAGCGTTATCGCGACCAAGTCTATGACCATCCGCTGTTGCGCCAGATCGTGGCTACCCAGGTCGCCAATGAGATGGTTAACAGTATGGGTATCACCTTCTACAACCGTATCGGTACAGCCACTGGCGCCGATGTGAACGATGTAACTGCCGCTTATGTCAGCGCTCGTGATGTGTACGAGATGCACGACTTCCAGGAGCAGCTGGCTGCGCTGGACTACAAGGTGCCAGCGGAGCTGCAAACAGAACTGCTGAACTCGATGATAGGCCGTGTGCGCCGGGCAACCCGGTGGTTCCTGCGCAATCGCCGCAATGAGTTGGAGCCAGCTACCAACTGCGAGCTGTTCCAGGAGCCGGTACAGCGGGTTATTACAGCGTTGCCGCAGGTCTTGAGTGGCGAGCCCCTTAACGAATGGGAGCAGCGCTACCAGAAACTCCTGGAAGCAGGGGTACCAGAGGCCCTGGCCCTGCTGTCGGCGTCGCCCACCTACCTCTACTCGGCACTGGGTATTTCTGAGTCGGCGCGAGCTAGCGATACGCCCGTAGAGGAAGTTGCCACGGTTTACTTCAGGCTGTCGGATGAGTTGAACCTGCATTGGTTTGGTAATCTGATCGTCGACTTGCCGGTAGACAGCTTCTGGCAGGCGCAAGCCCGGGAGACCAGTATGGATGACCTGGACAGCCAGTTGTCGACACTGGCGGTGAACATTCTTCGCTTAGGCAAGGCTGAAAATCTTGATGTAGAGGGTGCAATGTCCCGCTGGAGCGCTATCATGGCGCCCGCAATTCAACGCTGGCACAATATGATTGCCGAGTTGAAGTCTACTTCTGTCGGTGACTTTGCCATGTTCACTGTGGCTTTGCGCGAGCTAATGTATCTCGCCCACGCCACTGCGGACCGGGAAACCCTGGCAGAACAGTAG
- the rcsF gene encoding Rcs stress response system protein RcsF, whose product MQRLLLATSLILLTGCNGIEIQTNAGTYVSDKVKSTLIEEYSLAEIHRSNGTLLGTVSANSCQALPSDEKPEPASIKKSLKIKTHNLGGNAIVFESCTTQNSAGCLKFIECNGLAYIVPQHNEQEIDNPPYTPSHAF is encoded by the coding sequence GTGCAAAGATTACTACTCGCTACTTCTTTAATCTTACTTACCGGCTGCAACGGTATAGAGATACAGACAAACGCAGGTACATATGTGTCTGACAAGGTTAAATCCACACTGATTGAAGAGTATTCTTTAGCTGAGATTCATCGAAGCAATGGGACATTACTCGGCACCGTATCAGCCAATAGCTGCCAAGCCTTACCCTCCGATGAAAAACCCGAGCCGGCAAGCATCAAAAAGTCACTAAAAATCAAAACCCATAATCTCGGCGGAAACGCCATAGTTTTTGAGAGTTGCACTACACAAAATTCTGCTGGCTGCCTAAAATTTATCGAATGCAACGGCCTCGCTTATATCGTTCCACAGCACAATGAACAAGAGATCGATAACCCACCATACACTCCCAGTCACGCATTTTGA
- a CDS encoding quinone-dependent dihydroorotate dehydrogenase yields the protein MYSTLRKALFALDPERAHHLSIDAIGAAERLGLMSLYKKSVPDDPVELMGLTLPNPVGLAAGLDKNAQAFNGFGALGFGFVEVGTVTPRPQPGNPLPRLFRVEEADAIINRMGFNNLGVDYLIERVKKRRYSGVLGINVGKNFDTPVEKAADDYCLCMEQVYRYADYITANVSSPNTKGLRDLQFGDSLNRLLGSIKDKQMELAQKSDRYVPVAVKIAPDMEGDAVAQIAEALCEYDIDGVIATNTTIDKSSVAKLPHGSEEGGLSGKPLRAQSTKVIELLSKELSKQIPIIGVGGIFDGDSAAEKIRAGATAVQMYTGFIYRGPELIREAAEAIALERRRTEQG from the coding sequence ATGTATTCAACACTGCGTAAAGCCTTGTTTGCGCTTGACCCTGAGCGGGCCCACCATTTGTCGATTGATGCCATTGGCGCTGCAGAGCGCCTCGGTTTGATGTCCCTGTACAAAAAGTCGGTCCCGGATGATCCGGTCGAGTTGATGGGGCTCACTCTACCCAACCCGGTTGGTTTGGCCGCTGGTCTGGATAAGAATGCGCAGGCCTTTAATGGTTTCGGAGCCCTGGGATTCGGGTTTGTTGAAGTGGGCACCGTGACACCGCGTCCCCAACCCGGCAATCCGCTGCCAAGGCTGTTTAGGGTGGAAGAGGCCGATGCGATTATTAACCGTATGGGTTTTAACAACCTCGGTGTTGACTACCTGATTGAAAGAGTGAAAAAGCGCCGTTATAGCGGTGTTTTGGGGATCAATGTGGGTAAGAACTTTGATACTCCAGTGGAAAAGGCCGCCGATGACTACTGCCTGTGTATGGAGCAGGTGTACCGCTACGCCGACTACATCACTGCCAACGTTTCGTCTCCCAATACCAAAGGGCTACGTGACCTCCAGTTTGGTGACAGTCTCAATCGCTTGCTGGGCAGCATCAAGGACAAGCAGATGGAGCTGGCTCAAAAGAGTGATCGCTACGTCCCTGTTGCCGTCAAGATTGCCCCGGATATGGAAGGCGATGCGGTGGCGCAGATAGCCGAGGCGCTGTGTGAGTACGATATCGATGGGGTGATCGCTACCAATACGACGATCGATAAGTCTTCAGTCGCCAAGCTGCCCCATGGTAGCGAAGAGGGCGGTTTGAGCGGAAAACCCCTGAGAGCGCAATCCACCAAGGTCATCGAGCTGTTATCGAAAGAGTTGAGCAAGCAGATCCCGATTATCGGGGTTGGCGGTATTTTTGATGGTGACAGTGCGGCTGAAAAAATTCGTGCTGGGGCGACTGCCGTACAGATGTACACCGGTTTTATCTATCGGGGGCCTGAATTGATTCGTGAGGCGGCAGAGGCAATTGCTTTGGAGCGTCGCCGAACAGAGCAAGGGTAA
- a CDS encoding ribosome modulation factor, whose protein sequence is MKRQKRNHADRAFYKGYLAALNNKSMDSCPFVEEDPHQEWINGWREGREDYWNGFDRVTKAQKLEIYGAVSTDIQYPDGWSTI, encoded by the coding sequence ATGAAACGCCAAAAACGAAATCACGCCGACAGGGCATTTTACAAGGGCTATTTGGCAGCCCTGAACAACAAGTCTATGGATAGCTGCCCATTTGTCGAAGAGGATCCTCATCAGGAGTGGATCAATGGTTGGCGTGAGGGGCGGGAAGATTACTGGAATGGCTTCGACAGAGTGACCAAGGCCCAAAAACTGGAGATTTATGGCGCCGTTTCTACCGACATCCAATACCCTGACGGGTGGAGCACCATTTAG
- a CDS encoding MoxR family ATPase: protein MEANQTIRDHIAALGDWLEEQIIGQERLVNRLLIAMLADGHLLVEGAPGLAKTKAIKTLGEAIEGDFHRVQFTPDLLPADITGTDIYRPETGEFHFQPGPVFHNLILADEINRAPAKVQSALLEAMAERQISVGRKTYPLPQLFLVMATQNPIEQEGTYPLPEAQLDRFLMQVNLAYPNAEAEAKILRLARSEASLGENRPTEIISQETILQARNQILEMQMVEAVETYTVQLVIATREPAKYDSELASWLDFGASPRATIALDRCARAHAWLAGRDYVTPDDVMNVAPDILRHRLLLSFEAEAAGITTDQVIERLLQQVPAI from the coding sequence ATGGAAGCAAACCAGACTATTAGGGATCATATCGCCGCTTTGGGCGATTGGTTGGAAGAGCAGATTATCGGTCAAGAGAGATTGGTTAACCGATTGCTGATCGCCATGCTGGCCGATGGCCACCTTTTGGTGGAGGGAGCGCCAGGCCTGGCCAAAACCAAGGCCATTAAAACACTGGGCGAAGCTATTGAGGGTGACTTCCATCGCGTTCAATTTACGCCAGATCTGCTTCCGGCGGATATTACCGGCACCGACATTTACCGGCCGGAAACCGGAGAGTTCCATTTTCAACCAGGTCCAGTGTTTCACAACCTGATACTGGCCGATGAGATTAACCGCGCGCCAGCCAAAGTTCAGTCGGCGCTGCTCGAAGCTATGGCAGAACGGCAGATCAGTGTCGGCCGAAAAACTTATCCCCTTCCCCAGTTATTTTTGGTAATGGCTACCCAAAACCCTATTGAGCAGGAAGGGACTTATCCTCTGCCAGAGGCACAATTAGATAGATTCCTAATGCAGGTAAATCTTGCCTATCCCAATGCGGAGGCGGAAGCAAAAATCCTGCGCCTGGCCAGATCCGAGGCTAGCCTTGGCGAAAATCGCCCCACTGAAATTATCAGCCAAGAAACCATTCTTCAGGCGCGCAACCAAATTCTGGAAATGCAGATGGTTGAGGCCGTGGAAACCTATACTGTCCAACTTGTCATTGCTACTCGCGAGCCGGCGAAGTATGACAGCGAGCTGGCGTCATGGCTAGATTTTGGTGCAAGTCCGAGAGCAACAATTGCACTGGATCGCTGCGCGCGCGCTCACGCCTGGCTCGCCGGGCGCGACTACGTCACCCCAGATGATGTGATGAATGTCGCTCCCGATATTTTACGCCACCGGCTCCTGTTGAGTTTTGAGGCGGAAGCGGCGGGAATTACTACCGACCAGGTAATTGAGCGATTACTTCAACAGGTGCCTGCGATCTGA
- a CDS encoding DUF58 domain-containing protein yields the protein MSAEAPPTELELRGAYPEVTPLVQMRYAARQLQLFKPRLARSDQAGSLLTRYRGRGMNFEEVRNYQAGDDVRSIDWRVTARTGQTHTKLYQEERERPVVILLDLRSPMFFGSQRAFKSVTASGIAAALGWAGLQHSDRIGALLFSDREIDTVRPRRSHHAVLSMIHSTVARAAELNSPIPEQGNQTLKTLLEEARRIARPGSALFLISDCHDLDESCSQPLYLLSRHADLQVLRVSDPLEQHLPGQSLTISDGRQRTFLHAGNRPVHEHFAEKQARARAEVEQLCRRYRLPLLDFDNTQPLIPALMSVYGSRQRNNGWQNTRRPK from the coding sequence ATGTCCGCTGAAGCACCCCCAACTGAACTCGAACTGCGCGGGGCTTACCCTGAAGTAACGCCGCTGGTGCAAATGCGTTACGCCGCACGGCAGCTGCAATTATTCAAGCCGCGCCTGGCCCGCAGTGATCAGGCCGGCAGCCTGCTCACTCGCTATCGCGGCCGCGGCATGAATTTTGAGGAAGTGCGGAACTACCAGGCAGGCGATGATGTGCGCTCCATTGACTGGCGCGTAACAGCTCGAACCGGCCAAACCCACACCAAACTTTACCAAGAGGAGCGCGAACGCCCGGTAGTTATCCTGTTGGATTTGCGCTCGCCGATGTTTTTTGGCAGCCAAAGGGCATTTAAATCGGTGACGGCAAGCGGCATCGCTGCAGCCCTGGGTTGGGCTGGCTTACAGCACAGTGATCGGATCGGGGCGCTACTTTTCTCCGACCGGGAAATAGATACAGTGCGCCCGCGCCGCAGCCACCACGCCGTACTTTCGATGATCCACAGTACGGTTGCCCGCGCTGCGGAACTGAACAGCCCCATCCCCGAACAGGGCAACCAAACACTGAAAACATTGCTGGAGGAAGCGCGAAGAATCGCACGCCCCGGTAGTGCGCTCTTTTTAATCAGTGATTGTCACGATCTCGACGAGAGCTGCTCACAGCCACTCTATCTTTTATCCCGCCATGCCGACCTCCAGGTACTGAGGGTATCGGACCCGCTGGAGCAACATCTGCCCGGCCAATCCCTCACTATATCTGACGGTCGCCAGCGCACATTCCTTCATGCCGGCAATCGGCCGGTACACGAACATTTTGCCGAAAAGCAAGCCCGCGCCCGCGCCGAGGTTGAACAACTATGCCGGCGTTATCGGCTGCCGTTGCTGGACTTTGATAACACCCAACCGCTTATTCCAGCACTGATGTCCGTCTACGGCTCGCGGCAAAGAAATAATGGCTGGCAAAATACGAGAAGGCCCAAGTAG